The Thermococcus thermotolerans genome contains a region encoding:
- the infB gene encoding translation initiation factor IF-2 produces the protein MRTMTKRIRQPIIAVLGHVDHGKTTLLDRIRRTNVAGKEAGGITQHIGATEVPIDTIKQLAGPLMKLWKGEIKLPGLLFIDTPGHEAFTSLRARGGSLADLAVLIVDINEGFQPQTIESIEILRRNRTPFIVAANKIDRIKGWKVEEDEPFLVNIKKQDQRAQGELETKLWELIGKFYEMGFQANRFDRVQNFTRELAIVPISAKYGIGVPELLVLIAGLSQKYLEEKLKIEVEGPARGTILEVREELGLGTTIDVIIYDGTLHKDDTIVVGGKDKAIVTKIRALLKPKPLDEIRDPRFRFDQVDEVVAAAGIKIAAPGLEEALAGSPVIAARSDEEVEKAKQEILNQIQSVVISTGKVGVIVKADTLGSLEALSKELGEKNIPIRKADVGNISKTDIMEALSVREEEEKYGVVLGFNVKVNEDAEEVAKAKGVPIFTGNIIYKLIEDYEAWVKAEEEKRKRELLKNVTFPGVIRLYPDERYVFRRSKPAIVGVEVIEGRIRPGVTLIKQNGEKVGVIKSIKNKNDFVQEAKKGEAVAIAIEGAIVGRHIHPGETLYVDLSKNDVIILAKQLKNELDETDIKALKMTAKVKAQKDPFWKAV, from the coding sequence GTGAGGACAATGACGAAGAGGATTAGGCAACCGATTATAGCGGTTCTTGGTCATGTTGATCACGGCAAGACGACCCTGCTTGATAGGATCAGGCGCACAAATGTTGCCGGCAAAGAAGCCGGCGGAATAACCCAGCACATAGGCGCGACTGAGGTTCCCATCGATACCATAAAGCAGCTTGCCGGCCCTCTGATGAAGCTCTGGAAGGGCGAGATAAAGCTCCCCGGCCTGCTCTTCATAGACACCCCCGGCCATGAGGCATTCACGAGCCTGCGCGCGAGGGGAGGAAGCCTGGCCGATTTGGCTGTTCTCATTGTGGACATCAACGAGGGCTTCCAGCCCCAGACGATAGAGAGCATCGAGATACTGAGGAGGAACAGGACGCCGTTCATAGTTGCCGCCAACAAGATAGACAGGATAAAGGGCTGGAAGGTCGAGGAGGACGAGCCGTTCTTAGTCAACATCAAGAAGCAGGATCAGAGGGCCCAGGGGGAGCTTGAGACCAAGCTCTGGGAGCTGATAGGCAAGTTTTACGAGATGGGCTTCCAGGCGAACCGCTTTGACCGTGTCCAGAACTTCACTCGCGAGCTGGCGATAGTTCCGATTTCGGCCAAGTACGGCATAGGCGTCCCCGAGCTGCTCGTCCTTATCGCGGGTCTCAGCCAGAAGTACCTGGAGGAGAAGCTCAAGATTGAGGTCGAGGGCCCGGCGCGCGGCACAATCCTTGAGGTTAGGGAGGAACTTGGCCTCGGGACAACGATAGACGTTATAATCTACGACGGAACGCTCCACAAGGACGACACGATAGTGGTCGGCGGCAAGGACAAGGCGATAGTCACCAAAATCCGCGCCCTTCTCAAGCCAAAGCCCCTCGACGAGATACGCGACCCGAGGTTCCGCTTCGACCAGGTTGATGAGGTCGTTGCCGCTGCAGGTATAAAGATAGCCGCACCGGGACTTGAGGAGGCCCTCGCAGGCTCGCCGGTCATAGCAGCCCGCTCCGACGAGGAGGTCGAGAAGGCCAAGCAGGAAATCCTGAACCAGATACAGAGCGTTGTCATAAGCACCGGCAAGGTCGGTGTGATAGTCAAGGCAGACACCCTCGGAAGCCTTGAGGCACTCAGCAAGGAGCTGGGAGAAAAGAACATTCCAATAAGGAAGGCCGACGTCGGGAACATCAGCAAGACGGACATCATGGAGGCTTTGAGCGTTCGCGAGGAGGAAGAGAAGTACGGCGTTGTCCTCGGCTTCAACGTGAAAGTCAACGAAGACGCCGAGGAAGTTGCGAAGGCCAAGGGGGTGCCCATCTTCACGGGCAACATCATCTACAAGCTCATCGAAGACTACGAGGCGTGGGTCAAGGCGGAGGAGGAGAAGAGGAAGCGCGAGCTCCTCAAGAACGTCACCTTCCCGGGGGTCATCAGGCTTTATCCGGACGAGCGTTACGTCTTCAGGAGGAGCAAGCCGGCCATAGTTGGCGTTGAGGTCATTGAGGGGAGGATAAGGCCCGGCGTGACACTGATAAAGCAGAACGGCGAGAAGGTCGGTGTCATCAAGTCTATCAAGAACAAGAACGACTTCGTCCAGGAGGCGAAGAAGGGCGAGGCAGTGGCAATAGCCATCGAGGGCGCGATAGTCGGCAGACACATACACCCCGGCGAGACGCTCTACGTTGACCTGAGCAAGAACGATGTCATAATCCTCGCCAAGCAGCTCAAGAACGAGCTGGACGAGACCGACATAAAGGCCCTCAAGATGACGGCGAAGGTGAAGGCCCAGAAGGACCCGTTCTGGAAGGCGGTTTAG
- the ndk gene encoding nucleoside-diphosphate kinase, which yields MAERKIERTLVILKPDAVVRGLMGEIISRFEKRGLKIVGMKMIWIDRELAEKHYEEHRGKPFFEPLIDYITKAPSVVMVVEGRYAISVVRKMAGATDPKDAEPGSIRGDYGLDVGDAIYNVVHASDSPESAEREINLYFKPEEIFEYCKAADWFYHTHAKGKKEYLDSMNCLER from the coding sequence ATGGCCGAGAGGAAAATAGAAAGAACACTCGTCATACTCAAGCCCGACGCAGTTGTCAGGGGATTAATGGGAGAAATAATAAGCCGTTTTGAGAAGCGCGGGCTTAAAATCGTCGGTATGAAGATGATATGGATCGACCGAGAGCTTGCCGAGAAGCACTACGAGGAGCACAGGGGTAAGCCCTTCTTCGAGCCGCTCATAGACTACATCACCAAGGCACCGAGCGTTGTAATGGTGGTTGAGGGCAGATACGCCATAAGCGTCGTCAGGAAGATGGCCGGTGCCACCGACCCTAAGGACGCCGAACCGGGGAGCATACGCGGTGACTACGGCCTCGACGTCGGCGATGCCATCTACAACGTTGTCCACGCTAGCGACAGCCCCGAGAGTGCCGAGAGGGAGATAAACCTCTACTTCAAGCCCGAGGAGATATTTGAGTACTGCAAGGCTGCTGACTGGTTCTACCACACCCACGCAAAGGGAAAGAAGGAGTACCTTGACAGCATGAACTGCCTTGAGCGCTAG
- a CDS encoding ATP-binding protein, with protein MSRQKFVNRKRELEFLERAYSSDRAEFLVIYGRRRIGKTELLLHFARDKPHVYFLATEKPYKNNLKELQSLLAEFLGDKLFGKVVFRDIDELLTAFAERIGDERVILIIDEFPLLVEHYRPVLSLLQRAWDLKLSETKIMLILCGSSVSAMENEVLAYKSPLYGRRTGQWRLTEIPFFHIGEFLPGYTVEELAKVWSITGGIPAYLLQFSPEKSFDENVVERVLSKGAFLYEEAEFLLREELREPANYFAILQAIAAGRSRFGGIVNSTGLDKSLVSKYLAVLQRLEIVEREVPVTATLKEASKRGLYSIADNYFAFWFRYVLPNKGYLEAGLAEEVWERSKSDFNAYMGSVFEKLIRNPEVFLRLTGFRFMKLGRWWRRGEEIDLVALNERERKALFIEVKWKGLSEREARRILKDLERKAELVDLEGWEKSYGLVAKSLKGKEELRAEGWLVWDLEDFERLISFEDKS; from the coding sequence ATGAGTAGACAAAAGTTCGTGAACAGAAAACGCGAGCTGGAGTTCCTTGAGAGGGCATACTCCAGTGATAGGGCTGAGTTCCTCGTGATCTATGGGAGGAGGAGAATCGGCAAGACCGAACTGCTCCTCCACTTTGCGAGGGACAAGCCCCACGTCTACTTTCTGGCAACGGAGAAACCATACAAGAACAACCTGAAAGAACTCCAGAGTCTTTTGGCGGAGTTCCTTGGAGACAAACTCTTTGGAAAAGTGGTCTTTAGGGACATCGACGAGCTCCTCACGGCTTTTGCTGAAAGGATCGGCGATGAGAGGGTGATTCTGATAATCGACGAGTTCCCCCTGTTAGTTGAGCACTACCGTCCGGTCCTCTCGCTTCTCCAGAGGGCCTGGGACTTGAAACTGTCCGAAACAAAGATAATGCTCATCCTCTGCGGTTCAAGCGTCTCGGCTATGGAAAACGAGGTTTTGGCCTATAAAAGCCCGCTCTACGGGAGGAGAACCGGCCAGTGGCGCTTAACCGAGATTCCCTTCTTCCACATCGGGGAGTTCCTGCCCGGCTACACCGTTGAAGAGCTCGCCAAGGTCTGGAGCATAACAGGAGGGATTCCGGCTTATCTTCTCCAGTTCAGCCCGGAGAAAAGCTTCGACGAGAACGTGGTCGAGAGGGTGCTCTCCAAGGGTGCCTTCCTCTACGAGGAGGCGGAGTTCTTGCTTAGGGAGGAGCTCAGAGAACCGGCAAACTACTTCGCCATACTGCAGGCGATAGCGGCCGGGAGGAGCAGGTTTGGAGGGATTGTGAACTCAACGGGCCTCGACAAGAGCCTCGTGTCGAAGTACTTAGCAGTTCTCCAGAGGCTTGAAATAGTTGAGCGCGAAGTCCCGGTGACCGCAACGCTTAAAGAAGCAAGCAAGAGAGGGCTGTACTCGATAGCCGACAACTACTTTGCCTTCTGGTTCCGCTACGTGCTGCCGAACAAGGGCTATCTTGAGGCAGGACTGGCAGAGGAAGTATGGGAGCGCTCAAAGAGCGACTTTAACGCCTACATGGGTTCCGTCTTCGAGAAACTCATCAGGAATCCGGAAGTTTTCTTAAGGCTCACGGGCTTCCGCTTCATGAAACTTGGCAGATGGTGGCGTAGGGGCGAGGAGATTGATCTGGTGGCTTTGAACGAGCGCGAGAGAAAGGCGCTCTTCATCGAAGTGAAGTGGAAAGGCCTTAGCGAGCGGGAGGCGAGGAGAATTTTAAAGGACTTGGAGAGGAAGGCGGAGTTAGTTGACCTTGAGGGATGGGAAAAGAGCTACGGGCTCGTGGCAAAGAGTTTGAAAGGAAAGGAAGAGTTAAGAGCTGAAGGATGGCTTGTGTGGGACTTGGAGGATTTCGAAAGGCTTATCTCTTTTGAGGACAAAAGTTGA
- a CDS encoding type II toxin-antitoxin system VapC family toxin: protein MRSFMVDSTIIVEHLKGNEAAKRIIETLVESEVDAYINGTVASEVIFIYLKMKTGRSYITLKRKPDLVKSLNKQPIYDLLRMFKFAETNEFIFSTAERLIDTYGLLPNDSIILATAIFYGFDYLITFDSDFLKAASHEGIKIISSEKELERALEG from the coding sequence ATGAGGAGCTTTATGGTTGATTCCACCATCATAGTCGAACATTTAAAGGGCAACGAGGCCGCCAAGAGGATCATAGAGACCCTTGTGGAGTCAGAGGTGGATGCATACATCAACGGAACCGTGGCCTCGGAGGTCATTTTCATTTACCTGAAAATGAAAACGGGACGAAGCTATATCACTCTGAAGAGAAAACCGGATCTTGTGAAATCGCTCAACAAACAGCCAATCTACGATCTCCTTAGAATGTTCAAATTTGCCGAGACCAACGAGTTCATATTCTCCACGGCCGAGAGGCTGATAGACACTTATGGCCTACTTCCCAATGACTCAATAATTCTCGCCACTGCAATCTTTTACGGCTTTGACTACTTAATAACCTTCGATTCGGATTTCTTGAAAGCGGCCAGCCATGAAGGAATAAAAATCATTAGCTCAGAAAAAGAACTTGAACGTGCTCTGGAAGGCTAA